The proteins below come from a single Chitinophaga pinensis DSM 2588 genomic window:
- a CDS encoding Imm1 family immunity protein — protein sequence MKLSIDSWIENRNYSNDKDIKESYEAVTALQTLNGKNVTQLIVGDINGFILIGGGPELFVVTQVVGEDEAFFNLINPECVSDEEEISLVTGGQAGGFPKKNCVPLALAEQALTYYVKHGDRSPSLRWEEE from the coding sequence ATGAAACTTAGCATTGATAGCTGGATAGAAAATCGTAATTATAGCAACGACAAAGATATCAAGGAAAGCTATGAAGCCGTTACCGCCCTCCAGACTCTGAACGGGAAAAACGTAACACAGCTAATTGTTGGTGATATTAATGGATTTATCCTGATAGGCGGTGGCCCTGAACTGTTTGTTGTCACCCAAGTGGTTGGCGAGGATGAAGCATTCTTCAACCTGATTAACCCGGAGTGTGTTTCTGATGAAGAAGAAATCAGCCTCGTAACGGGTGGTCAAGCAGGCGGCTTCCCAAAAAAAAACTGTGTGCCACTGGCACTTGCAGAACAGGCATTGACATACTACGTTAAGCACGGCGACCGCTCACCATCACTGAGATGGGAAGAAGAATAA
- a CDS encoding ABC transporter ATP-binding protein: MLQMNDPIIQLKGLTKCYGKKKAVDGLDLAIRRGEIFGLLGPNGAGKTTTILMMLGLTEPTEGTAYVCGFNATREPIAVKRTVGYMPDSVGFYDSMTALENLLYIGRLNGLPEHEVKTRATETLALVGLAGDMNRSTYTFSRGMKQRLGLADVLIKKPAVIILDEPTLGIDPAGVREFLTLIRQLSRQHGITVLISSHHLHHVQQVCDRVGIFVNGKLEVEGNIDTLSGNLLDREGYSTTVTLVRPIIQPWPLMPIFSELDAVKEVSVQNNCLTFFCTRDITPSIVRLLVDNGCDITGVHQKDYGLDDIYQKYFENNAAENTTHEKSASFLQRTFLKEQP; the protein is encoded by the coding sequence ATGTTACAGATGAACGATCCTATCATACAACTGAAAGGGTTGACAAAATGCTATGGGAAGAAAAAAGCAGTGGATGGTCTTGACCTCGCAATCCGCAGAGGAGAAATATTCGGTTTATTAGGACCTAACGGTGCCGGTAAAACCACCACCATCCTTATGATGCTAGGCCTCACAGAGCCCACAGAAGGCACCGCGTACGTGTGCGGATTTAATGCTACCCGAGAGCCAATTGCCGTAAAGCGTACCGTAGGTTACATGCCGGACAGTGTAGGATTCTACGATAGCATGACCGCCCTGGAGAATCTGCTTTACATTGGCCGTTTAAATGGTCTTCCGGAGCACGAAGTAAAGACAAGAGCCACAGAAACGCTGGCATTGGTAGGCCTTGCAGGTGACATGAATAGAAGTACATATACCTTTTCCCGGGGAATGAAGCAGCGCCTGGGGCTAGCAGACGTACTAATCAAAAAACCAGCCGTCATTATCCTCGATGAGCCGACGCTCGGCATTGATCCCGCTGGGGTGAGGGAATTTCTCACACTAATCAGACAACTCAGCAGGCAACACGGAATCACCGTATTGATCTCCTCCCATCACCTGCACCATGTACAGCAGGTATGTGACAGGGTAGGCATTTTCGTAAATGGCAAACTGGAAGTGGAAGGCAACATTGATACCCTTTCCGGAAACTTACTGGACCGCGAAGGATACTCTACCACCGTCACACTTGTCAGGCCCATTATACAACCATGGCCGCTTATGCCAATCTTTTCAGAACTGGATGCCGTGAAAGAAGTGTCAGTGCAGAACAACTGCCTTACCTTCTTCTGCACCCGCGATATCACACCTTCCATTGTACGCCTGCTGGTGGACAATGGATGCGACATAACCGGCGTACATCAAAAAGATTACGGCCTGGATGATATCTATCAAAAGTATTTTGAAAACAATGCAGCTGAAAATACAACTCATGAAAAGTCTGCCAGTTTCCTTCAAAGGACTTTCCTTAAAGAACAACCGTAG
- a CDS encoding NEW3 domain-containing protein produces MNIEAPANETFRYSATLKNPGTTALIYELSADAPAGWIVSFRAQGTLVTSLNMSGAKSEELSVEVNTSPNVKPGKYTIPIRAVSLHDTLSLEVEAVVKGSYNIMLTTPTGRLSDEVTSGVHHDIHLTVKNTGTLPLKQLELSAQLPPQWECTFEPAKIQQLDPDASQEVIAKINVPDKTIAGDYVATFTARSQENNTQAIFRITVKTSLLAGWIGILVILAAIGIVWYLIRKYGRR; encoded by the coding sequence ATGAACATCGAAGCTCCGGCAAATGAAACCTTCCGCTATAGTGCCACCCTGAAAAATCCTGGCACTACAGCCTTAATCTATGAGCTCTCTGCGGATGCACCCGCCGGCTGGATCGTAAGCTTTCGCGCCCAGGGTACGTTAGTAACCTCACTCAATATGTCCGGTGCAAAGTCAGAGGAGCTCTCCGTGGAAGTGAATACTTCTCCGAATGTAAAACCGGGAAAGTACACGATTCCCATCCGGGCAGTATCTCTCCACGACACTCTTTCCCTGGAGGTTGAAGCTGTAGTGAAAGGCAGCTACAACATCATGCTCACAACGCCTACCGGCCGCCTGAGTGATGAGGTTACGTCAGGTGTCCACCATGATATCCACCTCACGGTAAAGAATACCGGTACCCTTCCACTGAAGCAGCTCGAGCTTTCTGCTCAGCTCCCACCCCAGTGGGAATGCACCTTTGAGCCGGCAAAGATTCAGCAATTGGACCCGGATGCCTCACAGGAGGTCATTGCAAAAATAAACGTGCCTGACAAGACTATTGCCGGCGATTACGTCGCTACGTTCACTGCAAGGAGCCAGGAAAACAACACGCAGGCTATTTTCCGCATCACCGTAAAAACGTCCTTACTGGCAGGATGGATCGGCATCCTGGTCATACTCGCGGCTATAGGCATCGTCTGGTATCTCATACGTAAGTATGGCCGGCGATAA
- a CDS encoding IS3 family transposase, with the protein MFRFIKNHSGKFDVGKMCKVFKVSRSGYYAWLIRKPSKQAIENHALSDRIEAIYRSGKGRYGSPKVTRVFKSDGIHVSQRRVARIMRSKGLRSVIVGKFKVCTTDSNHDKEVSSNILNREFTATSPSEKWVSDITYIRTKSGWLYLTVIMDLFDRKILGWAMSKGMTAAETVVAAWKMAIRNRSVKEHMIIHSDRGVQYASHEFRILLKSGQIRQSMSRKGNCWDNSVCENFFKILKSETGFNSIYDSFEVARREIFEFIEIWYNRRRIHSRLGYMTPEQFGNSLIKQAA; encoded by the coding sequence ATATTCAGGTTCATAAAGAATCATAGTGGCAAATTTGATGTCGGGAAGATGTGTAAAGTGTTTAAAGTAAGCCGCAGTGGCTATTATGCCTGGTTAATTAGAAAACCTTCAAAACAGGCGATTGAGAATCACGCTCTAAGCGATAGAATTGAAGCAATATACCGTTCTGGCAAAGGCCGGTATGGAAGTCCTAAAGTAACCAGGGTATTCAAATCAGATGGAATACATGTATCACAACGGAGAGTAGCCCGGATCATGAGGTCAAAAGGGCTCCGTAGTGTAATTGTAGGTAAGTTTAAAGTCTGTACTACGGATTCTAATCATGACAAAGAGGTATCTTCTAACATATTAAACAGAGAATTCACTGCAACGTCACCATCAGAAAAATGGGTCTCAGACATTACATATATCCGTACAAAATCCGGGTGGCTCTATCTCACTGTCATTATGGATCTGTTTGACAGGAAGATACTGGGATGGGCGATGAGTAAAGGGATGACAGCAGCAGAAACAGTAGTAGCAGCGTGGAAAATGGCTATCAGGAACAGGTCTGTAAAAGAGCATATGATCATCCATTCAGACAGAGGCGTACAATATGCCAGTCATGAATTTCGGATATTGCTCAAATCAGGTCAAATAAGGCAAAGCATGAGCCGTAAAGGAAATTGCTGGGATAATAGTGTATGTGAAAACTTTTTCAAAATTCTCAAGTCAGAAACAGGGTTTAACAGCATTTACGATTCCTTTGAGGTTGCCAGAAGAGAAATATTTGAGTTCATAGAAATCTGGTATAATCGAAGGAGAATACACTCCCGACTGGGATATATGACACCTGAACAATTTGGAAATTCTTTAATCAAACAAGCGGCTTAA
- a CDS encoding M60 family metallopeptidase, which translates to MKLSSVPVLILYLLFTLSPQRVTAQTLYKPLLLKNVQHLPLPDTSHVVFVLLAFNDAAENIAVANLDVEMPVKLNVIAAAPLGKGKLIAFGSGAYLHKDLLHDANVQQLVQNMFIWAGNGRKRPKMGLYTSADSSFLQLASQRHISTYPISNAGIEKNTDIIYLETDVTDKDTLKTLETFVRNGGTLIQVSPYEQIYYKMLAAPGTIQNAGINTLLAKAGLYDINMAFYSTYQNKELILDSVPDYLHLSSMLPLLKRPSTGIVDDITDKYIVQPTVDLLFENNDINAAVLQTLKAQYKVPDTLTIPTPQNPLILSNTEEKVRYHLTRRFFGKTRSLIDDKHAVSPGARYFPGLVPDTATRITTSITVPVQVGTQGLLEPTAIYFRPHPTGLYVPPGTEVKVILQSKDKTQHLKAQIGVHNDDLADLTQLTRSAENMVRTFSLDNDTTLIYSPFGGLLQLNVSDTTTLKEITITVTGVVKAPYFKLGQTSEASWINSIRNNPAPWAELATDKIILTVPAYRIRQLDNPVKLMQFWNEVMDADADLARISRIRSHPERVVVDQDVAYGYMYTAPERIIVPDDQSCALMLDESQVRANGSWGLFHELGHRHQFWGIDFGELQEVTVNLFTMHVYNKVLHKGIYNHEEIASKEIVLKKINNYLQNNPSFEKWGQDPFLALCMYIELIQQFGWQSIEDTFTKYRAMPKEQYPQSQEDKRNLWFLTICDVTKTNLTQFFDIWKVPVSDHVKEKVSTYPSWLPDELKHYDTQKAPVH; encoded by the coding sequence ATGAAGCTTTCCAGTGTGCCTGTACTTATATTATACCTGTTGTTCACCCTATCTCCCCAGCGTGTCACCGCACAAACGTTATACAAACCTTTACTGCTCAAAAACGTACAGCACCTGCCATTGCCGGATACCTCTCACGTCGTGTTTGTCCTGCTCGCGTTCAATGATGCTGCAGAAAATATCGCCGTCGCCAACCTTGATGTTGAGATGCCTGTGAAATTGAATGTGATCGCAGCTGCTCCACTCGGCAAGGGTAAGCTCATTGCCTTTGGCAGTGGCGCCTATTTACATAAAGATCTGCTTCATGACGCCAACGTACAGCAACTGGTGCAAAACATGTTCATATGGGCGGGTAATGGTCGTAAACGCCCCAAAATGGGCCTTTATACAAGTGCAGACAGCTCCTTCCTGCAACTGGCATCTCAGCGTCATATAAGTACCTACCCCATAAGCAACGCAGGTATAGAAAAAAATACTGATATTATCTACCTGGAAACAGATGTAACTGATAAAGATACACTCAAAACCCTGGAAACCTTTGTACGTAATGGAGGCACGCTCATACAGGTGTCTCCTTATGAGCAAATATATTATAAAATGCTTGCTGCTCCCGGTACCATACAGAATGCCGGTATCAATACGCTGTTGGCAAAAGCCGGTCTCTATGATATAAACATGGCCTTTTATAGTACTTATCAAAATAAGGAACTGATCTTAGATAGTGTACCTGACTATCTCCATCTGTCCAGTATGCTCCCTTTGCTGAAACGCCCGTCTACCGGCATCGTTGATGATATTACCGATAAGTATATCGTGCAGCCTACTGTGGACCTGTTGTTCGAAAATAACGATATTAACGCCGCTGTTCTGCAGACCCTTAAAGCGCAATATAAGGTGCCGGATACCCTGACAATTCCCACACCGCAAAATCCGCTAATATTGTCAAATACGGAAGAAAAGGTACGTTATCATCTTACCCGCCGTTTTTTCGGGAAGACGCGTTCTCTTATCGACGATAAACATGCAGTATCTCCAGGCGCCCGTTACTTTCCCGGCCTTGTACCGGATACCGCTACCCGCATTACCACCAGTATCACGGTACCGGTGCAGGTAGGGACACAAGGTTTGCTGGAACCTACCGCCATCTACTTCAGACCACATCCTACAGGACTGTATGTACCGCCTGGCACGGAAGTGAAGGTTATACTGCAAAGTAAAGACAAAACACAGCATCTGAAAGCACAGATAGGGGTACACAATGATGACCTGGCGGACCTCACCCAACTGACCCGTAGTGCCGAAAATATGGTACGCACCTTCTCACTGGACAATGACACTACACTTATCTACTCCCCTTTTGGAGGACTACTGCAGCTCAATGTTAGTGATACCACTACACTCAAAGAGATCACCATTACCGTAACAGGTGTTGTCAAGGCGCCCTACTTTAAACTGGGTCAGACCAGTGAAGCCTCCTGGATAAATAGCATTCGTAACAACCCGGCTCCCTGGGCTGAACTGGCCACAGATAAAATCATCCTTACTGTACCTGCTTACCGCATCCGCCAATTGGATAATCCGGTGAAACTTATGCAGTTCTGGAACGAAGTAATGGATGCAGATGCCGATCTGGCCAGGATATCCCGTATCCGTTCCCATCCCGAAAGAGTAGTCGTAGACCAGGATGTCGCATATGGTTACATGTACACAGCGCCAGAGCGCATCATCGTGCCGGATGATCAAAGTTGTGCATTGATGCTGGATGAATCCCAGGTTCGCGCTAACGGCTCCTGGGGACTGTTCCACGAATTAGGACACCGTCATCAGTTCTGGGGCATTGACTTTGGCGAATTACAGGAAGTTACGGTAAACCTGTTCACCATGCATGTTTATAATAAAGTACTGCACAAAGGCATCTACAATCACGAAGAAATTGCCAGTAAAGAAATTGTATTGAAAAAGATCAACAACTACCTGCAAAACAACCCATCCTTTGAAAAGTGGGGTCAGGATCCCTTTCTGGCGCTTTGCATGTACATAGAGCTCATACAGCAGTTTGGCTGGCAAAGTATAGAGGATACTTTTACAAAATACAGGGCTATGCCGAAGGAACAATACCCTCAATCGCAGGAAGACAAGCGAAACCTTTGGTTCCTGACTATTTGCGATGTAACCAAAACCAATCTTACACAATTCTTCGATATCTGGAAAGTACCTGTGTCAGATCATGTGAAGGAAAAAGTAAGCACCTATCCTTCCTGGCTGCCTGATGAACTGAAGCACTATGATACGCAGAAAGCGCCTGTCCATTAA
- a CDS encoding ABC transporter permease has product MKSLPVSFKGLSLKNNRSSNRYTACQAPSPFRVMVRKEIADHIRSWRLIVMMSLVLLTFVVAMYVSLSGIRNATGNLSDPDHTFLYLKLLTVTDKVVPPFHVFVSFLGPLLGISLGFDAINAEQSNGTLARIMAQPVYRDNLLLSKFVSAGMVVTVFFTSLVLLMVGGGLLFTGVRIEPQEVLRIFTFTFFSIIYVAFWLSLSILLSVRLKQGAAAALAAIGIWIFLTVFYQLLVKLLIRAILPADPGMLSQEQIIGYNNMILDLLRIAPSQLYTDATTTLLMPSVRSLGPVTMEDMAGAVPAPLPFKESLMIVWPQVSGLLAATTVCFAWCYYLFMRREIRS; this is encoded by the coding sequence ATGAAAAGTCTGCCAGTTTCCTTCAAAGGACTTTCCTTAAAGAACAACCGTAGCAGTAACAGGTACACCGCCTGCCAAGCTCCTTCTCCCTTTCGCGTGATGGTGCGTAAAGAGATTGCAGACCATATACGTAGTTGGCGCCTCATCGTTATGATGTCACTCGTCTTACTCACTTTCGTGGTTGCCATGTACGTATCGCTCTCCGGCATCAGGAATGCTACCGGCAATCTGAGCGATCCTGATCACACTTTTCTCTACTTAAAACTGCTCACGGTTACCGACAAAGTAGTGCCGCCCTTCCATGTATTTGTAAGTTTCCTGGGGCCACTGCTTGGCATCAGCCTTGGTTTTGATGCCATCAATGCAGAGCAGAGCAATGGAACGCTGGCCAGGATCATGGCACAGCCGGTATACCGGGACAACCTTTTGCTTTCCAAGTTTGTGAGCGCGGGTATGGTCGTGACAGTTTTCTTCACTTCCCTGGTATTGCTCATGGTAGGTGGTGGTCTGCTCTTTACCGGCGTACGTATAGAACCACAGGAGGTATTAAGAATCTTCACTTTTACCTTCTTCAGCATTATATATGTTGCTTTTTGGCTGTCGCTTTCCATCCTGCTGTCTGTGCGCCTCAAACAAGGTGCTGCAGCAGCATTAGCCGCTATTGGAATATGGATCTTCCTTACCGTATTTTACCAACTCCTGGTAAAACTACTGATAAGGGCCATACTCCCCGCAGATCCGGGTATGTTGTCGCAGGAGCAGATCATAGGATATAACAATATGATTCTTGATCTGTTACGGATAGCCCCCAGCCAGCTATATACAGATGCCACTACCACCTTACTCATGCCATCCGTACGCAGCCTGGGTCCGGTAACTATGGAGGACATGGCAGGTGCTGTGCCGGCGCCGCTACCCTTTAAAGAAAGCCTTATGATCGTATGGCCGCAGGTAAGCGGATTGCTCGCAGCTACTACCGTTTGCTTTGCATGGTGCTATTACCTGTTCATGAGGAGAGAGATCAGGAGCTAA
- a CDS encoding M48 family metallopeptidase codes for MNKYITISVLLKFGIRIPDLIKLKRMSFFSRLFRINEPSKQLTCPRCLGKGNMDNDDIVRLKQNGTWSPGVCLYCSGSGSIGIDMLGKAPEEGTYQTEKPAEKDDYNNWGSSFPMDEKREGCPVTEQNRLWLEEAFLLLQDFFIENIQLRKVLIPDYNTFPIKYDGTKQSAYDTMKIVATQMEVSSDSIELDFYDEEANQISGAGHLFLEADKDDKNAAGLYYGMNENGKYEIFLNTRQLLDPESLVATLAHEIAHIKLLGENRIDENNEHLTDLTTVIFGLGIFNANNAFRSFRGSNYYEWQSQGYLSQVQWGYSLALFAYIRNEVSPAWINYLTPNIKSDFLQGQQFIMDNKDLVFQQVNR; via the coding sequence ATGAATAAATATATTACTATAAGTGTTTTGCTTAAATTTGGCATACGAATCCCTGATTTAATTAAACTAAAAAGAATGAGTTTTTTTAGCCGGCTATTTAGAATAAATGAACCGTCAAAGCAATTAACCTGCCCAAGGTGTTTAGGTAAAGGAAACATGGATAATGATGATATAGTCAGGCTAAAGCAGAACGGGACATGGAGTCCTGGCGTCTGTCTTTATTGCAGTGGTTCTGGCAGTATTGGAATAGATATGTTGGGAAAAGCACCTGAAGAAGGAACCTATCAAACTGAGAAACCAGCAGAAAAGGATGACTATAATAACTGGGGGAGTTCCTTTCCTATGGATGAGAAACGGGAGGGATGTCCTGTTACTGAACAAAATAGGCTATGGCTGGAAGAGGCTTTTCTTTTGTTACAAGACTTTTTTATAGAAAATATACAACTACGGAAAGTGTTGATTCCTGATTATAACACCTTTCCTATTAAATATGACGGAACAAAGCAATCTGCTTATGATACCATGAAAATTGTGGCGACGCAAATGGAGGTATCGTCTGATAGTATTGAGCTAGATTTCTACGATGAAGAGGCTAATCAAATATCAGGCGCCGGCCATCTTTTCCTGGAAGCTGACAAAGATGATAAGAATGCTGCGGGCCTTTATTACGGGATGAATGAAAATGGTAAGTATGAAATATTCTTGAATACTAGACAATTGTTGGATCCTGAGAGTTTAGTTGCTACACTGGCTCATGAAATTGCCCATATAAAATTACTTGGAGAAAATCGCATAGATGAAAACAATGAACACTTAACAGATTTAACAACAGTAATTTTTGGACTTGGCATTTTTAATGCAAACAATGCATTTAGATCATTTAGGGGTTCAAACTATTATGAATGGCAGTCGCAAGGATATTTGTCACAAGTACAATGGGGATATTCGTTGGCATTATTTGCTTACATACGTAATGAAGTATCACCAGCGTGGATAAATTATTTAACCCCTAATATAAAAAGTGACTTCTTGCAGGGACAACAATTTATTATGGATAATAAGGACTTGGTATTCCAACAGGTGAATCGTTAA
- a CDS encoding transposase, which translates to MSKQQRRSYDKAFKQMAVELYLKGKAASDVAKDLGIGVDMVRRWTREHNESGTRSFPGNGKQDLTPEQKEIQALKKALKEAEMENQILKKAVTIFSKEGNKYSGS; encoded by the coding sequence ATGAGTAAACAACAAAGACGTAGCTACGATAAGGCCTTCAAGCAGATGGCAGTAGAACTTTATCTGAAGGGCAAAGCTGCTTCAGATGTTGCTAAAGACCTTGGTATAGGAGTAGATATGGTTCGTCGTTGGACCAGAGAGCATAATGAGAGTGGCACACGCAGTTTTCCTGGCAATGGGAAGCAGGATCTGACACCGGAGCAAAAGGAGATCCAGGCTTTGAAGAAAGCACTCAAGGAGGCGGAAATGGAAAATCAAATCCTAAAAAAGGCGGTAACCATCTTCTCCAAGGAAGGCAACAAATATTCAGGTTCATAA
- a CDS encoding serine/threonine protein kinase: MLQYPSLEKAFELPLKENDKLLKASGVKFIDDHIWLRSGEFRATHGWLIYLSVRTASLQALLNDILPILKDGNTPFRIIRNEHEAYRLHAGLYGPHLIGKGIQFHARTEGEGRHLIDRLLPLTGTYAGCIIQDCIRISNIIYAQEVSNRIPQPTKAPFPFTVEKKYRKPASRKFVGLFYLPVEELNYSPKSTIYKGFNFKRPFKWCLIKQGNSHTGDDHFGRDIRDKLRWQKKVIKALEAHVRTPKFIDLAEYEAFSFLVLEYVDGVHAGQWLEQIRQGKTWKDLGTDTKKIILEVYLSILSLVKHMHDAGYVHRDINERNFIIDGGRRTYIIDFEMACCLHDGLPDPPFTLGTIGYMSPEQMSYMKPHFGDDVYSLGALLAYFLTGELPERIFFGEMYTVRGKLQEYAVESRLADLIIKMTDTNYLERATMNMAINQVEDLITFYL; the protein is encoded by the coding sequence ATGCTGCAATATCCAAGCCTGGAAAAGGCATTCGAGCTGCCATTAAAGGAAAATGATAAACTGTTGAAAGCATCCGGAGTGAAATTCATAGACGATCATATCTGGCTGAGATCTGGTGAATTTAGGGCTACACATGGCTGGCTGATTTATTTGTCGGTGAGAACAGCAAGTCTGCAAGCCCTGCTCAATGACATACTTCCAATACTGAAGGACGGTAATACACCTTTCAGAATCATCAGGAACGAGCATGAGGCCTACAGGCTGCATGCAGGCTTGTATGGGCCGCATCTGATCGGAAAGGGAATCCAGTTTCATGCCCGGACAGAAGGCGAGGGCCGGCATTTGATAGATAGGTTGTTACCTCTCACAGGGACATATGCGGGATGTATTATTCAGGATTGTATACGGATCTCAAATATCATTTATGCACAGGAGGTCAGTAACAGGATACCGCAACCAACAAAAGCCCCCTTCCCATTTACAGTGGAGAAAAAATACCGGAAGCCTGCGTCCAGGAAATTCGTCGGTCTTTTTTACCTACCGGTGGAAGAGCTGAACTATAGCCCCAAAAGCACTATCTACAAAGGTTTTAATTTTAAACGCCCCTTTAAATGGTGCTTGATCAAACAGGGCAACAGCCATACAGGTGATGATCATTTTGGCAGGGATATCCGGGATAAGTTACGCTGGCAGAAGAAGGTGATTAAAGCCCTGGAAGCACATGTAAGGACCCCAAAATTCATAGATCTTGCCGAATATGAGGCATTCTCCTTTCTCGTCCTGGAATATGTAGACGGGGTGCATGCAGGGCAATGGTTGGAACAGATCAGGCAGGGAAAAACCTGGAAGGACCTTGGGACTGATACAAAGAAGATCATACTGGAAGTCTACCTATCTATATTATCACTTGTAAAGCACATGCATGATGCCGGTTATGTACATCGTGATATCAATGAAAGGAATTTTATCATTGACGGCGGGCGCAGAACCTACATCATTGATTTTGAAATGGCCTGTTGCCTGCACGACGGACTTCCTGATCCTCCTTTCACATTAGGTACAATTGGGTATATGTCGCCGGAGCAAATGAGCTATATGAAACCCCATTTCGGTGACGATGTGTATTCACTCGGCGCCCTGCTTGCCTATTTCCTGACAGGAGAGTTACCTGAGCGGATCTTTTTCGGCGAAATGTATACAGTGAGGGGAAAACTGCAGGAGTATGCAGTGGAGTCCCGCCTGGCAGATCTGATCATAAAAATGACCGATACTAACTATTTAGAAAGAGCCACGATGAACATGGCTATAAACCAGGTGGAAGACCTGATCACCTTTTACTTATAA
- a CDS encoding MauE/DoxX family redox-associated membrane protein, producing the protein MNWKKAIPFVTSLMLVLLFTYTALDKLSDMSIFEYGLKAQVFHSAMIPALKWGIPLTELLIVILLLVPPLNRMGIVAGTFLILCFTVYILLVLSTVFSKVPCACAGVFRTITWQQQLVLNLIVLIPGMLSTAFIWRSMRTRTM; encoded by the coding sequence ATGAACTGGAAAAAAGCCATTCCCTTTGTTACGTCCCTGATGTTGGTACTGTTATTTACCTATACGGCATTGGACAAGCTCTCCGACATGAGCATCTTTGAGTACGGCCTTAAAGCACAGGTATTTCACAGTGCAATGATCCCCGCATTGAAATGGGGGATACCGCTGACGGAACTGCTTATAGTAATACTCTTGCTGGTGCCCCCCCTGAACAGGATGGGCATCGTGGCCGGCACATTTCTGATACTGTGCTTTACTGTTTATATTTTATTAGTCCTGTCAACAGTGTTCAGTAAGGTGCCCTGTGCCTGTGCCGGCGTTTTCAGAACAATTACCTGGCAGCAACAACTGGTACTAAACCTGATCGTACTTATCCCCGGAATGTTGAGCACGGCTTTCATCTGGCGCAGTATGCGCACGCGAACAATGTAA
- the yidD gene encoding membrane protein insertion efficiency factor YidD gives MRWLFISLIHIYWIIPKKWRRRCIFKHSCSKYVYQTTKEQGFLTGIRALKQRMKQCTPYYGVYIGDDQEEWIILRDNEVIARRLTNV, from the coding sequence ATGAGATGGCTGTTTATTTCTCTTATTCATATTTATTGGATTATTCCTAAAAAATGGAGAAGGCGTTGCATTTTTAAACATTCCTGCTCAAAGTATGTTTATCAAACGACGAAAGAGCAGGGTTTTCTTACAGGCATCAGAGCGCTAAAACAACGTATGAAACAGTGTACACCTTATTATGGCGTGTATATTGGGGATGATCAGGAAGAATGGATCATTTTACGTGATAATGAAGTAATAGCGAGAAGACTTACCAATGTTTAA